CGGAGATTATTCGCGGATTTGATCGGATCTGATGAACAATTGCGTACAGTAGTGCGCAGAATAAAATGATGAATACAACTTAAATAGAAGTTCCATAAGGGTGAGGAGGATGGCTTCATGGTTTGGAAAACAGCGATTCTTACGGCAAGCGACAAAGGAGCCAGGGGCGAACGTGAAGATACGAGCGCACAGGTGATTAGGGAACTGGTCGAGGAAGAATTGGGAGGGGAAATCATCGAATATCGCATCGTACCTGATGAACCTGATGAGATTATCGCTGCACTGATTGAAATGACCGATTATTTTCAAGCCGATCTTGTCTTGACTACTGGCGGTACAGAGCTCGCCATTCGGGATGTGACTCCCGAGGCGACTAGGCGTGTCATTGAACGTGAGGTGCCAGGAATGGCCGAAGCGATGCGCTCCAGGGTGATGCAGAAAAATCCGGCCAGCATGCTGTTCCGTGGCATTGTCGGAATCCGCGGACGGACTTTGATCGTCAATTTGCCGGGAACTCCAAAAGGGGTGCACGAGAACCTGGCAGCGATCATGGATCAGCTTCCGGAAGCGCTGCTTATGGTTACGGGTCAATTCCGACTTTAATTTTCCTGTAGCGAGTTGGTTAAATCCGCCTAGAGATGTTGGCATAATTTCATGTTTCTGCAAATAAATTTGCTGAACGGGCTGTAACTGTGATCTTTGTTATGGTATGATGTGGGCGTATCATGATGGCGCCCCATCATGAGTCTATTAATTTATGCTAACGGGGGAGAATGAGCATGAGTGCAGGTGCTTTTCTGTTAATCGTTATAGCGGCTCTCGTGTTGTTTGGTCCGAAGAAGCTGCCGGAGCTCGGCCGCGCCGTCGGGCGCACCATTAATGAGTTCAAGAATGCCACTCGCGATATTGTAGAGGATCGTCCCGAAGCTCAGAAAGCGGAAGCGGCTCCTGTAAATGAAGCTCCAAAGCAGGAGGATCGGCGTCTGCCAGAATAGAAGATACATATTGAATCCCTTCCTTGTTGTTATTAGGGAGGGATTTTGTTTGAATTTTGCCGCCCTATTGGTGCGTTAAGCCGGACAAATCGGCCTAAGGAGGACAAGTATGGCTGATGAACTGAAGTCAGAGACGATTGTGGAGCATTTATCGGAATTAAGACGGAGATTAATTTACGTGGCTCTCGTGTTCACGTTTGTTCTCGTCGCTGCTTTTTTTGTCGTTCATCCGATCTATCAATATTTGACGATTAATTCGATAACAGGCGTGGAGATCAAGCTGAATGCTTTCTCCTTCTGGGATGGCGTCGGCGTATATATGAAAATAGCGATGGTCGTTGCTTTAGGCATTACCCTGCCTTTTACGCTCTATCAAATATGGGCATTCGTTAGTCCCGGGCTGAGACCCAGAGAGCGAAAGGCGACGCTAAGGTATATTCCCTATGTATTTCTCTGCTTTTTAATCGGAATTGCGTTCGGTTATTTCGTGGTATTCCCGCTAGCGATGAAGTTTACCGCCGGGCTGAACAAGGAGCTTGGTTTGATCGAGACCTATGGAATGGCCGACTATTTCAAGTTTTTGATGAATATCGTGTTTCCAATCTCGCTGTTATTTGAGCTGCCAATCGTGATCTTGTTCCTGACGCAGCTACGGCTCCTGACCCCGACCTTACTGCGTAAAATGCGCCGTGTAGCTTATTTTATACTGGTTGTAATCTCAGTGATGATCACCCCTGCGGACCTGTTCTCGGCCTTCTTGGTGCTGATCCCGCTTATTATCCTGTATGAGATTAGCGTGCTGCTGTCCAGCCGGGTACACAAGAAGCAGTTGGCTGCAGACGCCAAGCGTGCGGAAGAGTATAGCTAAGGAGTGTGACGTGTGGATTTGGAAGATGAACGTGGTGTAGCGTCAGGAACTATCGCATTGCACATAGCGGATGAACGGTGTGGCCCGGGAACTAATGCATTGTGTATAGTTGGTGCACGGCGAGACGCCGGGAGGTAATGCATCATGCACAGCTGGTGTAAGTTGAGGTGTCGCATGATGCTCATATTTGCGAAGTACCGACGTTGATTGGCCGCATCGCATACGATTCCCTGCAAAAATGCATCTTTTTGCGGGGAATGTAAGCTAAGAGAAGAGAATTGCTGCAGAAATGCAGTTTTTTTCTTGAAATTGGCTTATTTCTAAAGGATTTTGATGAAAAGCCTGCATTTTTGCAGGCTTTTATAGAAAAGCCCGGTTAAATTGTTGAAAAGCTGCACTTTTGCAGTTTTTTAGGTTTTTCATATCCCTATTGGTAGGATGCATATGGATAAGGGACAAGAAGAGGGGCTGCCTGACGGCGGCT
The window above is part of the Paenibacillus lutimineralis genome. Proteins encoded here:
- the tatC gene encoding twin-arginine translocase subunit TatC; the encoded protein is MADELKSETIVEHLSELRRRLIYVALVFTFVLVAAFFVVHPIYQYLTINSITGVEIKLNAFSFWDGVGVYMKIAMVVALGITLPFTLYQIWAFVSPGLRPRERKATLRYIPYVFLCFLIGIAFGYFVVFPLAMKFTAGLNKELGLIETYGMADYFKFLMNIVFPISLLFELPIVILFLTQLRLLTPTLLRKMRRVAYFILVVISVMITPADLFSAFLVLIPLIILYEISVLLSSRVHKKQLAADAKRAEEYS
- a CDS encoding twin-arginine translocase TatA/TatE family subunit — protein: MSAGAFLLIVIAALVLFGPKKLPELGRAVGRTINEFKNATRDIVEDRPEAQKAEAAPVNEAPKQEDRRLPE
- a CDS encoding MogA/MoaB family molybdenum cofactor biosynthesis protein, encoding MVWKTAILTASDKGARGEREDTSAQVIRELVEEELGGEIIEYRIVPDEPDEIIAALIEMTDYFQADLVLTTGGTELAIRDVTPEATRRVIEREVPGMAEAMRSRVMQKNPASMLFRGIVGIRGRTLIVNLPGTPKGVHENLAAIMDQLPEALLMVTGQFRL